A genomic region of Thermoanaerobaculia bacterium contains the following coding sequences:
- a CDS encoding adenylate/guanylate cyclase domain-containing protein: MSKETRSTAAILFTDIVGFAALAQKNEALALELLNEHNVILRSVFPLYEGNEVKTTGDGFLVTFPDPLHALECAVSIQEKLHERNQGRPKSHQILIRAGIHVGEVQWREKDLFGDAVNVASRVFGLARPGGICITEEVYRFVKPDLDRTIVWLGKRRLKNIQKPLSLYRILFPWEPAPMLPRTLTRLFLPGHRFRRYLFVGLLTCLLGLSGLFGLNTLARHYEVAGPLRLPSTSLAVLPFTYPGNPPSEAIFCDSITERLTRTLGRLSDLRVISWSSSVQASYQETTLPALAKRLNASLFLEGTVLRHDQTLTLTIRIHQAVPELLIHESTYEDTRDRIPLLLRRIAMETAEAIGIAIRNLEKDYFRSGQSSEAGVMALCMEARRDIVTSTEESLWRAIDHYHRAMDMDPFSPEPVEGIAEAYTNLVIQGWIGPREGWPIVSVQARKALQMDPGSASAVHSLSLARMYFEHDWIAAERGFRLSLSLFPNNADARRNLAACLCARGQRESAQSEVRRAMLIDPLSHDGVLQESHIFFCSNRPEEAVRMLLDHLPSCSHPTSTWKVLGKAYLLLDKIPEALDALDRAKTDPPDPEWLMYRFMALNRAGRNREASRLMDALRAGSDDLAIAKAEASVSRIEVAFTHLEQAMEENSPEVIFLGVEPLLSPLRGDPRYIDLLKRLNLIQDSKD; the protein is encoded by the coding sequence ATGTCGAAGGAAACACGAAGCACGGCCGCCATTCTCTTTACCGATATTGTCGGTTTTGCGGCGCTGGCTCAGAAGAATGAAGCCCTCGCCCTCGAACTTCTGAATGAGCATAACGTCATTCTGCGATCCGTCTTTCCCCTATACGAAGGAAATGAAGTAAAGACAACCGGAGACGGATTCCTGGTCACCTTTCCCGATCCGCTTCACGCTCTGGAATGTGCCGTTTCCATTCAGGAAAAGCTTCATGAGCGCAACCAGGGCAGGCCGAAAAGCCACCAGATCCTGATTCGTGCCGGAATTCATGTCGGAGAAGTACAATGGCGGGAAAAAGATCTCTTCGGAGACGCCGTCAACGTGGCATCGCGAGTATTCGGCCTGGCCCGCCCCGGAGGGATCTGCATCACCGAGGAGGTGTACAGGTTCGTAAAGCCAGACCTCGATCGAACTATTGTCTGGCTTGGTAAACGCAGGCTGAAAAATATTCAAAAACCCCTTTCCCTGTATAGAATTCTCTTCCCATGGGAGCCGGCCCCCATGCTGCCCCGGACCCTGACCCGGCTCTTTCTTCCCGGCCATCGGTTCAGACGCTACCTGTTCGTGGGCCTCCTGACCTGTCTTCTGGGTCTGTCGGGGCTTTTCGGTTTGAACACCCTCGCCCGGCATTATGAAGTCGCGGGGCCTCTCCGGCTGCCCTCCACATCCCTTGCAGTGCTTCCCTTTACATACCCCGGTAACCCTCCGTCCGAAGCCATCTTCTGCGACAGCATAACCGAGCGGCTCACCCGTACTCTTGGCCGATTGAGCGATCTGCGGGTCATTTCTTGGTCTTCATCCGTGCAGGCTTCATATCAGGAGACAACGTTACCTGCCCTTGCAAAACGTCTCAATGCATCTCTTTTTCTCGAAGGCACGGTTCTCAGGCACGATCAAACCCTGACGCTTACGATACGGATCCATCAGGCGGTTCCAGAACTCCTTATCCATGAATCGACTTACGAAGACACCCGGGACCGTATTCCCCTTCTTCTTCGGCGTATTGCGATGGAAACCGCGGAAGCAATCGGCATAGCCATCCGAAACCTGGAGAAGGACTATTTCCGTTCAGGACAGTCGTCTGAAGCGGGAGTCATGGCTCTCTGCATGGAAGCCAGAAGAGATATTGTGACGTCGACAGAGGAATCCCTCTGGAGAGCCATCGACCACTATCATCGCGCCATGGATATGGATCCCTTTTCCCCGGAACCCGTTGAAGGCATCGCGGAGGCGTACACCAACCTCGTCATTCAAGGGTGGATCGGCCCGCGGGAAGGATGGCCGATTGTCTCTGTCCAGGCCCGAAAAGCCCTGCAGATGGATCCCGGGTCGGCTTCAGCCGTACACAGTTTATCCCTTGCCCGGATGTATTTCGAACATGACTGGATTGCGGCGGAAAGGGGATTTCGCCTCAGCCTTTCCCTTTTCCCCAACAACGCAGATGCCCGCCGAAACCTTGCCGCCTGTCTTTGTGCCCGGGGACAGAGAGAATCCGCTCAGTCTGAAGTCCGGCGCGCTATGTTAATCGACCCTCTTTCCCACGATGGAGTTTTGCAGGAAAGCCATATCTTTTTCTGTTCCAACCGGCCGGAGGAAGCCGTCAGGATGCTCCTGGACCACCTTCCCTCCTGTTCCCATCCAACATCTACATGGAAAGTCCTTGGAAAAGCCTACCTGCTTCTGGATAAGATCCCCGAGGCCCTGGATGCCCTGGACCGGGCGAAAACAGACCCTCCCGATCCCGAGTGGCTGATGTATCGATTCATGGCATTGAACCGGGCCGGAAGAAACCGGGAAGCCAGTCGACTCATGGATGCCCTGCGCGCGGGAAGCGACGACCTGGCCATCGCGAAGGCGGAAGCCTCGGTCAGCAGAATCGAAGTAGCCTTTACTCACCTGGAGCAGGCCATGGAAGAGAATTCCCCGGAGGTGATCTTCCTCGGCGTTGAACCCCTCCTCTCCCCCCTCCGCGGCGATCCCCGCTACATCGACCTCCTGAAGCGCCTCAACCTTATCCAGGATTCGAAAGATTGA
- a CDS encoding pyridoxal phosphate-dependent aminotransferase, with protein MMEIPPRPKGSLISHFSRMAIRHGGVNLAQGRPGFSPPEELVTSLREILREPDVHQYAPGNGDFDLLESIAGLYKSPVPLTPDHVLVVNGATEAMSLIFLMLASDPARKGAVLSFSPLYESYPKLGSIFSRPFIEVPVDPDTLAIDLDRVEDLVVRHEVKIILVASPGNPLGRIWTREEWSRLREISLQHDVHVLHDAVYEAIYFREPPRPTIDPEFPGHLFISAFSKTLCITGWRIGYIIADADTMERLRAVHDYTGLSSPYLLQRAIARYLALPRALKTFTRDLRVRCRHSFTRLKNGLSELGFRVSPAEGGMFLWARLPEGYDDGYEFAVRLFEASKVAVVPGENFMASPSPYIRLNIAQELPTIDEALDRMGEFITHIYR; from the coding sequence ATGATGGAGATTCCCCCCCGGCCAAAGGGTTCCCTGATCAGCCACTTCTCCCGGATGGCGATTCGCCACGGGGGTGTCAACCTTGCCCAGGGGAGGCCCGGTTTTTCACCTCCCGAAGAGCTGGTGACGTCGTTGCGGGAAATCCTGAGAGAACCCGATGTCCACCAGTACGCCCCCGGGAACGGAGACTTTGACCTCCTGGAATCCATCGCCGGCCTCTACAAATCGCCGGTTCCCCTGACCCCGGACCATGTCCTGGTCGTTAATGGAGCCACCGAGGCCATGTCCCTCATCTTTCTGATGCTGGCATCCGATCCTGCACGGAAGGGGGCAGTTCTCTCCTTCAGTCCTCTTTATGAGAGCTACCCGAAGCTGGGGTCGATCTTTTCCCGACCCTTTATCGAAGTTCCCGTGGATCCGGACACACTTGCCATCGACCTGGACCGGGTCGAGGACCTCGTGGTTCGCCACGAAGTGAAAATTATCCTTGTCGCATCCCCCGGGAATCCTCTGGGGCGAATCTGGACCCGGGAGGAATGGAGTCGATTACGGGAAATATCCCTCCAGCATGACGTACATGTGCTTCATGACGCCGTGTATGAAGCCATCTATTTCAGGGAACCTCCCCGGCCGACAATCGACCCGGAGTTTCCCGGGCATCTCTTTATCAGCGCCTTTTCCAAGACCCTCTGCATCACAGGGTGGCGGATCGGGTACATTATCGCCGATGCGGACACAATGGAACGGCTCCGGGCCGTCCACGACTACACGGGCCTCAGCTCGCCCTACCTGCTTCAGCGGGCGATCGCCCGGTACCTTGCCCTTCCCCGGGCTTTGAAGACCTTTACACGGGACCTGAGGGTACGTTGCCGCCACTCCTTTACCCGGTTGAAAAACGGGCTGAGTGAACTTGGATTCCGAGTGTCCCCCGCGGAGGGAGGCATGTTTCTCTGGGCCAGGCTCCCCGAAGGATATGATGACGGGTACGAGTTCGCTGTACGGCTCTTTGAAGCATCGAAGGTCGCCGTCGTTCCGGGAGAGAATTTCATGGCATCGCCGTCGCCCTACATCCGGCTCAACATCGCCCAGGAACTCCCCACGATCGACGAAGCCCTCGACCGGATGGGTGAGTTTATAACACATATTTATCGTTGA
- a CDS encoding DUF169 domain-containing protein, whose translation MISEVTHFLKWWSEKFPGADLPVSLWYTDEPGETLPPPEDHRCVISDIAKALRGVDVRLSSSSLGCTGGRRYTGFSRDLMQGFEYFLSCGLEGRVEGERYKKTPELVREHLEKSPVFDAPAPVLVVKRLDRLANGDTPEVVVFFSPPDVLSGLFTLANFDEGDPFGVITPFAAGCGTVVLFPYLENRAERPRCVLGMFDVSARPYVSHNVLTFAVPFRKFLRMAANLEESFLITPSWEKVQKRIDRYRPARPETTEV comes from the coding sequence ATGATTTCAGAAGTTACACACTTCCTCAAATGGTGGAGTGAAAAGTTCCCCGGAGCGGATCTGCCCGTTTCTCTCTGGTACACCGACGAACCCGGAGAGACGCTCCCGCCACCTGAAGATCATCGATGCGTAATTTCCGACATAGCCAAAGCCCTTCGGGGCGTGGATGTCCGGTTGAGTTCTTCCTCTCTTGGCTGTACGGGAGGACGTCGCTATACCGGATTCAGCCGGGACCTGATGCAGGGGTTCGAATACTTTCTCTCCTGCGGGCTGGAGGGAAGGGTCGAAGGGGAACGCTACAAGAAAACTCCGGAACTGGTCCGGGAACATCTGGAAAAGTCTCCCGTCTTCGATGCTCCGGCTCCTGTACTGGTTGTAAAAAGGCTGGACAGGCTTGCCAATGGGGATACACCGGAAGTGGTGGTCTTTTTTTCTCCCCCCGACGTTCTTTCCGGTCTCTTCACGCTTGCCAATTTTGATGAGGGGGACCCATTCGGTGTCATCACTCCCTTTGCAGCGGGGTGCGGCACGGTAGTCCTCTTTCCCTACCTGGAAAACAGAGCTGAGAGACCGCGTTGTGTCCTCGGGATGTTCGATGTGTCGGCCCGGCCCTACGTGTCCCACAACGTCCTGACCTTTGCCGTGCCGTTCCGGAAATTTCTCCGGATGGCCGCCAATCTGGAGGAGAGTTTCCTGATCACGCCGTCGTGGGAGAAGGTGCAGAAGAGAATTGACAGGTATCGGCCCGCCCGGCCTGAGACGACGGAAGTGTGA
- a CDS encoding DUF1028 domain-containing protein has product MHISNYYRYILGFGILLVLLVSTPFIAEEPSDVPTAVSTFSIVARDPATGELGIAVASRFFAVGSVVPWARADVGAVATQAFANTSFGERGLELLARGATPEEALTILLRTDADPDRRQVGIVAADGSSITYTGKGCTPWAGGKQGPNYAIQGNILTGEEVVENVEKAFLSTKGTLAERLYEALVAGDRAGGDSRGKQSAALLVVKDRAGYGGFTDRAIDIRVDDHPEPFRELGRLLVLARVNYGWNEAWTLFTEQKAPEALPIMERTAKLAPDNGEVLYDLAVIRLAAGKKGEALEALKEAVRVNPKLRQQAREDSDLEGLRSHPDFESVTK; this is encoded by the coding sequence ATGCATATTTCCAATTATTACCGATATATTCTCGGGTTTGGGATCCTGCTGGTTCTTCTGGTTTCCACTCCATTCATTGCGGAAGAACCTTCGGATGTTCCCACAGCTGTCTCAACCTTTTCGATCGTTGCCCGGGATCCGGCCACGGGTGAGCTGGGCATCGCCGTCGCTTCCAGGTTTTTTGCCGTGGGTTCCGTGGTCCCCTGGGCCAGAGCTGACGTTGGAGCAGTGGCAACGCAGGCCTTCGCCAATACATCCTTCGGGGAGCGGGGACTGGAACTTCTTGCACGGGGTGCAACACCGGAAGAAGCCCTCACGATCCTTCTCCGCACCGATGCGGATCCTGATCGCAGGCAGGTAGGAATCGTCGCCGCCGACGGTTCTTCGATCACCTACACGGGAAAGGGCTGTACGCCCTGGGCGGGAGGAAAACAGGGTCCCAACTACGCAATTCAGGGCAATATTCTCACAGGGGAAGAGGTCGTCGAGAATGTCGAAAAGGCATTCCTTTCCACAAAGGGTACCCTGGCGGAGCGGCTCTATGAAGCCCTTGTGGCGGGAGACAGGGCGGGCGGCGATTCGAGAGGGAAGCAGTCAGCGGCCCTTCTGGTCGTCAAGGACAGGGCCGGGTACGGCGGGTTTACCGACCGTGCCATCGATATCCGCGTCGATGACCATCCCGAACCCTTCAGGGAACTGGGACGGCTCCTGGTCCTTGCCCGGGTCAATTACGGCTGGAACGAAGCCTGGACCCTCTTCACGGAGCAGAAGGCTCCGGAGGCTCTGCCCATCATGGAACGGACGGCAAAGCTGGCTCCGGACAACGGGGAGGTCCTCTATGACCTGGCCGTGATCCGCCTGGCTGCGGGAAAGAAGGGGGAAGCCCTGGAGGCACTGAAGGAAGCGGTCCGGGTCAACCCGAAGCTCCGCCAGCAGGCACGGGAAGATTCCGACCTGGAAGGCTTGCGAAGCCATCCAGACTTTGAGAGCGTGACAAAGTAG